The genomic window CCCAACACGCCGTAGAAAAGACAGAATTGCTAGCCACGTTTGAAAATCTTACACTTGAAAAAGATGAACCGGAAGAATAGTTATAGTGTGTAGTCTTGTAACTTGTTGGAGTGGTACGAAGCGAGTGAAACACGCTAGCTTTTGTCACGAGAAATGGGAAAAACACAAGGTTGTCCACACAACAAAAACATTTATTTAGACCATAAATTTTGTATCAGTGCATTTATAATTGTGTTTTTTGCACCGTAGCACCGTATGTACAGTTAACTACTTAACTCAGGGGCGGACCCAGGATTGGGCCAAGCCCAGGGCCCAGGCTGCTACAATGTTGCTACAGTGCATAATGGGCTAGAGTCAACGAAGTAATTCAATCTCAAACCCCGggcacagccccccccccccccccctcccggcctGGGTCCTAGATCCGCCATTGACTTAACTGGTAGTAACACCGAATATTAGAAGCATATGGGGAAATAAGACAACATGGGATCATAAACGAAACTCACGTTATATTAGAAAAAAAGGAGCCTGCTACTTCATCTAATCACGCCAAATTTAAGCGGTCGCCGGGGCGATCATAACAGCCAGATCGGAAATGCCTCCTAGCGACCTCGAAGCTCAGCCGAGCGTCAACTGCCGCATACCTGATCCGTTCAAGGGTCAACGGGAACACACCCCATCCGGACCTCCTCAACTTCTCGCACTCCCCATCCTTGCTGAACTTTGTTCCCAGCAAATAGTTTGCCAAATCAATCAACGACGGCGTAGGCTTGGTGCAGACGTTCTTCGGGATCTCGACGCGCTCCTGCGGGTCGAAGGAAGACGCGATGTTCAGCCCGTAGTAGCCCAGCATCTCCTGGTCCTGCTTGATCCCGGCCCCGCAGAAGACGATGTCCCCGTCGGCGAGAAACCTCCTGAGCATTGCCGGTACGTGACTCGCGTGCACGATGTGGTACACCAGGCACTCGTTGGCGACGCACAGCTGGAGCACCGCGGCGCGTTGCTTCTGCTCCTTGGGCAGGTCCTTCTGCCTCTTCCCGAAGACCGGGTTGGTGAACTCGGTGTCTAGGCCGACGAGCTTCTTCTCGGCGTCACGGAGGTAGCTCGCCCACACACGCGATATCCACGCCTCCACCGTGGATGGTTGGATTGTGACGGTCGCTTTGGTGTCGATGCCTTGAGTGGCGAAGTGGTACGGCCTTTCGTCCTTGGGCGGCTTACGCGCCATTTGGAAGCAGCTAGCAAAGGCTGGATTCCAAGGTAGCGACGACGATGATGATCCCTCTACGGT from Triticum aestivum cultivar Chinese Spring chromosome 3B, IWGSC CS RefSeq v2.1, whole genome shotgun sequence includes these protein-coding regions:
- the LOC123066975 gene encoding Werner syndrome ATP-dependent helicase homolog; protein product: MARKPPKDERPYHFATQGIDTKATVTIQPSTVEAWISRVWASYLRDAEKKLVGLDTEFTNPVFGKRQKDLPKEQKQRAAVLQLCVANECLVYHIVHASHVPAMLRRFLADGDIVFCGAGIKQDQEMLGYYGLNIASSFDPQERVEIPKNVCTKPTPSLIDLANYLLGTKFSKDGECEKLRRSGWGVFPLTLERIRYAAVDARLSFEVARRHFRSGCYDRPGDRLNLA